One Chloroherpetonaceae bacterium DNA segment encodes these proteins:
- a CDS encoding YqaE/Pmp3 family membrane protein — translation MSLIRVILSIIFPPLAVVDKGCGSFVIVFILTLCGWVPGVIAALIILNKQKD, via the coding sequence ATGAGTCTCATCAGAGTCATCCTCTCAATAATATTTCCGCCGCTTGCTGTGGTCGATAAAGGCTGTGGGAGTTTTGTGATTGTGTTTATTCTTACGCTTTGCGGTTGGGTTCCGGGTGTGATCGCAGCGCTTATTATTTTGAATAAGCAAAAGGATTGA
- a CDS encoding fumarate reductase/succinate dehydrogenase flavoprotein subunit, with amino-acid sequence MAALNTPETVERKASIEALRENTPLELKYPEFGITEGKPIAAQIPPGDLEKKWQYFKDHAGLVSPANRKKLNVIVIGTGLAGASAAASLGEMGYNVTSFCFQDSPRRAHSVAAQGGVNACKNYKNDGDSIFRMFYDTLKGGDFRAREANVYRLAECSQLLIDQAVAQGVPFAREYGGYLNNRSFGGVQVSRTFYARGQTGQQLLLGAYQALMRQVGAGTVKLNHSHEMLDLVLSDGRAVGVIARNLITGEIERHAAHAVILATGGYGKIYYLSTLAMGCNASAIWRAHKKGAFMASPSWIQFHPTSLPQMGEHQSKLTLMSESLRNDGRIWVPKKKDESRHPNQIPEEDRDYYLERRYPSFGNLAPRDISSRAAKERIDAGFGVGPQKNAVYLDFSAAIKAQGKKKIAEKYGNLFDMYRKITGIDAYEEPMKISPSAHFTMGGLWVDYDLQTTIPGLFAAGEANFADHGANRLGANSLLQASVDGYFILPYTLPNFLSKQLKTPLVSTKDPVFDEAEAAVRAQLNRFVAIKGDKTAEEFHKELGKLLYNYCGLSRNRVGLETAIREIRKLKDEFYTRLMVPENPDTMNVELEKAGRVADYFEIGELMCFDALTREESCGAHFRDEFQTGEGEAKRNDDSYRFISAWEWNKGNGPILHRESLEFEAVKLAERSYK; translated from the coding sequence GTGGCCGCATTAAATACACCCGAAACCGTAGAACGCAAGGCTTCTATTGAAGCACTTCGCGAAAACACCCCGCTCGAATTAAAATATCCGGAATTCGGAATCACCGAAGGCAAACCGATTGCCGCGCAAATTCCGCCCGGCGACTTGGAAAAAAAGTGGCAATACTTTAAAGACCACGCCGGACTTGTCAGCCCCGCTAATCGAAAAAAACTCAATGTCATTGTCATCGGTACCGGACTCGCCGGCGCTTCTGCCGCGGCCTCGCTTGGGGAAATGGGGTACAATGTCACATCCTTCTGCTTTCAAGACTCCCCGCGGCGCGCGCACAGCGTGGCCGCTCAAGGCGGTGTGAACGCCTGCAAAAATTATAAGAACGATGGCGATAGCATTTTTCGAATGTTTTACGATACACTCAAGGGCGGCGACTTCCGCGCCCGCGAAGCCAATGTGTATCGGCTTGCCGAGTGCTCGCAGCTGCTCATCGATCAAGCTGTGGCGCAAGGCGTGCCCTTCGCTCGCGAATACGGCGGCTATCTCAATAACCGTTCTTTCGGCGGTGTGCAAGTCAGCCGTACCTTTTATGCCCGCGGGCAAACCGGACAGCAATTATTGCTCGGTGCCTATCAAGCCCTGATGCGACAAGTCGGTGCGGGCACAGTGAAATTGAATCACAGTCATGAAATGCTCGATCTCGTCCTCTCCGATGGTCGTGCCGTTGGGGTGATTGCTCGCAATTTGATTACCGGTGAAATCGAGCGGCACGCGGCGCACGCCGTCATATTGGCGACCGGCGGATACGGAAAAATCTACTACCTCTCTACGCTTGCAATGGGTTGCAATGCTTCGGCGATTTGGCGAGCGCACAAAAAGGGCGCGTTTATGGCTTCGCCGAGTTGGATTCAATTCCACCCGACATCGCTGCCGCAAATGGGTGAACATCAATCGAAACTTACATTAATGTCTGAATCGCTTCGGAATGACGGGCGAATTTGGGTCCCGAAGAAAAAGGATGAAAGCCGACATCCGAATCAAATTCCGGAAGAAGACCGCGACTATTATCTCGAGCGGCGATATCCCTCGTTTGGTAATCTTGCCCCGCGCGATATTTCATCGCGTGCCGCAAAAGAGCGCATTGATGCCGGCTTTGGTGTAGGGCCGCAAAAGAATGCCGTTTATCTCGATTTCTCCGCCGCCATTAAAGCGCAAGGCAAAAAGAAGATTGCCGAAAAGTATGGAAATCTCTTTGATATGTACCGCAAAATCACCGGCATCGATGCGTATGAAGAGCCGATGAAGATTTCACCTTCAGCACATTTTACGATGGGTGGCTTGTGGGTCGATTACGATTTGCAAACCACCATCCCCGGCCTTTTCGCCGCCGGAGAAGCCAACTTTGCCGACCACGGCGCAAACCGATTAGGCGCCAATTCACTCTTGCAAGCCTCCGTGGATGGCTACTTCATTCTGCCATACACGCTTCCCAATTTTCTCTCGAAACAATTGAAGACGCCTTTGGTGAGCACGAAAGATCCCGTGTTTGATGAAGCTGAGGCGGCAGTTCGCGCGCAATTAAATCGGTTTGTCGCAATCAAAGGCGATAAAACGGCGGAAGAATTTCATAAGGAACTCGGGAAGCTGCTGTATAACTACTGCGGACTTTCGCGCAACCGCGTAGGGCTTGAAACCGCGATTCGCGAGATTCGAAAACTCAAAGACGAATTCTATACCCGCTTGATGGTTCCTGAAAATCCGGATACAATGAATGTGGAATTGGAAAAAGCGGGGCGCGTGGCGGATTACTTTGAAATTGGTGAACTGATGTGCTTCGATGCCCTTACGCGTGAAGAATCGTGTGGGGCGCATTTCCGCGATGAATTCCAAACCGGCGAAGGCGAAGCCAAGCGCAATGATGACAGCTATCGCTTTATTTCAGCGTGGGAGTGGAATAAAGGTAACGGACCGATTCTGCATCGCGAGTCGCTCGAGTTCGAAGCGGTGAAACTCGCTGAACGGTCGTATAAGTAA
- a CDS encoding MSEP-CTERM sorting domain-containing protein — MKNQLHPALFFILSIFPVAIFIYFFLSDLVSVHHQLSRYALVTWIGLIGFLLGIIIYSSFHLYKRIREKSFFHLNDAFSIFVLHSAFIISYFVLFSLFTPSTPIFDFIPNKLSFICLILLSPGAFAGFVIFSILTERTDKLPFSSSWLLRLFILPTIFYVSFVIIFPLIISQLKLLGFWFNDTNPFFNGIEVTAFIFHFGLIFLGLIFVYLLFLFVRFVYFRVFENNERSLINSSLFRLFFTLLLPIFGLYLNNYIFSNHSYDDSFSNHSGMFGNFNHVGFYFLATLTGIILTFSSFIPPSWTFFRFLLLSITFSYTLYFTLVFLPLIPLAALAILAFGLGGLMFVPFVLFIIHSFQLFQDYRFLRTNYSTRFLSLLYFFSLFIIPLIIFASSFREKAKFDEAFEYVLNPIEGKEYALDLDKLYPYFREVLEFGSRDRNSFYSNKSIPIIESVQSYLIFGHTSLFDNRFSFVYSALYGSSHDKIFSPLNENPAAVKPTIIGSLVSSEYDSVNGYWKSWVHLEIQGDERLGMSEYQTSFHLPDGALISNYYLDVNDRRKYGLLTERKAALLIYKGILRQMQDPGVIYMNSPNSYSLRVFPFSKSEIRRTGFQICHKEPFSFQIDQLNIQLASSSNLPQNPIEFSNGIYIPPSYKVQLPKVNRSPYFHFAIDCSRNAEFILKSSIQAIDSLLSAYPELVPNSKVSFVGYKVETYDLSQVYDIKNKVLLKNPTFEGGFFLDRLIKSIEKNSIQNPSSDKYPILVPLTRNFYNSVISNSYPLYKQLFPEAPSLFFHIPGRPLAEYSLARDFQLVNRECFPIHLVNRSVYVYSSPSQVSYFLDDKKEGSLIFFPNTPLLENHLSHNIWEAGLQLAAFSAYLENNNSFLSTDWHKAVYFSVTKSLLTCYTTFIVVETDAQQAELLRKQNELLSGNWYHSDDMDPMSMDEPLVFEFLSFILSLLLFGVAAYKLYVMHHLRGIK, encoded by the coding sequence CATCCCGCGCTATTCTTCATACTTAGTATTTTCCCTGTTGCCATATTTATTTATTTCTTTCTTTCCGATCTTGTTTCTGTTCATCATCAGTTATCACGATATGCACTCGTAACGTGGATTGGGTTGATTGGCTTCTTATTGGGTATCATTATATATTCTTCTTTTCATTTATATAAAAGAATTCGAGAAAAATCGTTTTTTCACTTAAATGACGCTTTTTCGATATTTGTTTTACATTCTGCATTTATCATTTCCTATTTTGTTCTTTTCAGTCTTTTTACCCCGTCAACTCCTATTTTCGATTTTATCCCAAATAAGCTTTCTTTTATATGCCTAATCCTTTTATCTCCGGGTGCTTTCGCCGGTTTTGTGATATTTTCAATTTTAACTGAAAGAACAGATAAACTTCCTTTTTCATCGTCTTGGCTACTTAGATTATTTATTTTACCTACTATTTTTTATGTTTCTTTCGTCATTATTTTTCCTCTTATAATCTCACAATTAAAGTTGCTTGGTTTTTGGTTTAATGATACGAATCCCTTTTTTAATGGAATTGAAGTAACGGCATTTATTTTTCATTTTGGTTTAATATTTTTGGGCTTAATTTTTGTTTATTTGCTTTTTCTTTTTGTTCGCTTCGTTTATTTTAGAGTTTTTGAAAATAATGAGCGTTCTTTAATCAATTCTTCACTCTTTCGCTTATTTTTCACCCTTCTTTTACCTATCTTTGGTTTATACCTTAATAACTACATATTCTCAAACCACTCTTATGATGATTCGTTTTCTAATCATTCAGGAATGTTTGGCAATTTTAATCATGTAGGATTTTACTTTTTAGCAACTCTTACCGGAATTATCCTTACATTCTCTTCATTTATTCCTCCTAGTTGGACTTTTTTCAGATTTTTGCTCCTCTCAATTACTTTTTCTTATACCTTATACTTTACTTTGGTATTTCTTCCACTAATCCCGCTTGCTGCATTAGCCATCTTAGCCTTTGGTTTGGGCGGTTTGATGTTTGTTCCATTTGTATTATTCATAATACACTCTTTTCAACTATTTCAAGATTACCGCTTTCTCAGAACTAATTATTCTACTCGCTTTTTATCGCTACTTTATTTCTTTTCCCTATTCATTATTCCACTTATTATTTTTGCTTCAAGTTTCCGAGAGAAAGCAAAATTTGATGAAGCATTTGAATATGTTCTAAATCCTATTGAAGGGAAAGAGTATGCGCTCGATTTAGATAAACTTTACCCCTATTTTCGGGAAGTTCTTGAGTTTGGTTCACGAGATAGAAACTCATTTTATTCTAATAAATCCATTCCTATTATTGAATCAGTTCAATCTTATTTAATTTTCGGTCATACATCATTATTCGATAATCGATTTAGTTTCGTTTATTCTGCTTTATATGGCTCTTCTCATGATAAAATATTTTCCCCGTTAAATGAAAATCCTGCGGCTGTAAAACCCACTATAATTGGCTCTTTAGTTAGTTCCGAATATGACTCGGTGAATGGTTATTGGAAAAGTTGGGTTCATTTGGAAATTCAAGGTGACGAAAGGCTTGGTATGAGCGAGTATCAAACCTCTTTTCATTTACCAGACGGCGCATTAATTTCAAATTATTACCTTGATGTCAATGATCGGAGAAAATACGGACTACTTACCGAGCGAAAAGCTGCTTTATTGATTTACAAGGGCATTTTAAGACAGATGCAAGACCCGGGTGTCATTTATATGAATTCTCCTAATTCTTATTCTCTTCGTGTTTTTCCATTTTCAAAATCTGAAATTCGTCGGACGGGTTTCCAAATTTGTCATAAAGAGCCATTCTCTTTTCAAATTGACCAATTAAATATTCAGCTCGCGTCTTCATCTAATTTACCACAAAATCCAATTGAGTTCTCAAATGGAATTTATATTCCTCCATCATATAAAGTTCAATTACCAAAAGTAAATCGATCTCCTTATTTTCATTTTGCCATTGACTGTTCGCGAAATGCAGAATTTATTCTTAAATCGAGTATTCAAGCAATTGATTCCCTACTATCAGCCTATCCCGAATTAGTTCCGAATTCTAAGGTATCATTTGTTGGTTATAAAGTAGAGACTTATGATTTAAGCCAAGTATATGATATTAAGAATAAAGTCCTACTAAAAAATCCTACCTTTGAAGGTGGGTTTTTCTTAGATCGATTAATTAAATCCATTGAGAAAAATTCTATTCAAAACCCGTCTTCTGATAAGTATCCTATTCTTGTTCCACTTACCCGAAATTTTTATAATTCAGTAATATCAAATAGTTATCCATTGTACAAACAACTATTTCCTGAGGCCCCATCATTATTTTTCCATATTCCGGGTAGGCCTTTAGCTGAATATAGTCTTGCGCGCGATTTTCAGTTGGTAAATAGGGAGTGTTTCCCTATTCATTTAGTTAATCGAAGTGTTTATGTTTATAGTAGCCCAAGCCAAGTTTCATACTTTTTGGATGATAAAAAGGAAGGATCGCTCATATTTTTTCCCAATACTCCGCTTTTAGAAAATCATTTATCTCATAATATTTGGGAAGCGGGACTGCAACTTGCTGCATTTTCGGCTTACCTCGAAAATAATAATTCATTCCTTTCAACAGATTGGCATAAAGCTGTGTATTTTTCCGTCACAAAGTCACTTTTAACTTGTTACACCACTTTTATTGTTGTTGAAACAGATGCACAGCAAGCGGAATTGCTCCGTAAACAGAATGAATTGCTTAGTGGAAATTGGTATCACAGTGATGATATGGATCCTATGAGTATGGATGAACCGCTCGTTTTCGAATTTCTTTCTTTCATTTTATCGCTGCTTCTGTTTGGGGTTGCGGCCTATAAACTTTATGTGATGCATCACTTACGAGGGATAAAGTAG
- a CDS encoding succinate dehydrogenase/fumarate reductase iron-sulfur subunit — MKLHLKIWRQAHPEAQGEFKDYTLEKMEPDMSFLEMLDALNIQLVKKGERPVVFDHDCREGICGQCGMMINGQAHGPISGITTCQLHLRSFNDGDHINIEPFRAKGFPIRKDLRVDRSGFDRIIAVGGFISASTGSAPEANNILISHEVAESAFDSAACIGCGACVATCKNGSAALFTSAKITHLAKLPQGKVEAAKRVTAMVEQMDKEGFGHCTNTEACEAECPMGVSVLNIARMNWEYNTAQLLGV, encoded by the coding sequence ATGAAGCTACATCTTAAAATTTGGCGACAAGCTCACCCGGAAGCGCAAGGGGAATTCAAGGACTACACCCTTGAAAAAATGGAACCCGATATGTCTTTCCTCGAAATGCTCGATGCGCTTAATATTCAATTGGTGAAGAAAGGGGAAAGGCCTGTAGTATTTGATCACGATTGCCGCGAGGGCATTTGCGGACAGTGCGGAATGATGATCAACGGCCAAGCGCACGGGCCTATCAGCGGGATAACTACATGTCAATTGCACTTGCGTTCGTTCAACGATGGCGATCATATCAACATTGAGCCTTTTCGCGCAAAAGGATTTCCGATTCGAAAAGACTTGCGTGTTGACCGTTCTGGGTTTGACCGCATTATCGCCGTGGGCGGATTCATCTCCGCGAGCACCGGCTCGGCACCTGAAGCCAATAACATTTTAATTTCTCACGAGGTCGCCGAATCAGCCTTCGATTCTGCAGCGTGCATAGGCTGCGGAGCCTGCGTTGCGACATGCAAAAACGGCAGTGCTGCGCTATTCACCTCGGCGAAAATCACGCATTTGGCAAAATTGCCTCAAGGCAAGGTTGAAGCGGCAAAGCGCGTTACGGCAATGGTTGAACAAATGGATAAGGAAGGCTTTGGCCACTGCACCAATACTGAAGCCTGCGAAGCCGAATGCCCAATGGGCGTTTCGGTGCTGAATATCGCACGGATGAATTGGGAATACAATACGGCGCAATTGCTTGGGGTGTAA
- a CDS encoding type II toxin-antitoxin system PemK/MazF family toxin yields MIDCNKGDIVLVPFPFTDLSAIKRRPALILSPETYNQSGDVVIAFITSNLETPKRFGDYFIQEWKADYLSLH; encoded by the coding sequence ATGATCGATTGTAATAAAGGCGACATCGTTCTTGTACCCTTCCCATTTACGGATTTATCCGCCATAAAACGCCGCCCTGCGCTCATTCTCTCACCGGAAACTTACAATCAAAGCGGCGATGTGGTTATCGCGTTCATTACCAGTAATTTAGAAACACCAAAACGGTTTGGTGACTATTTTATTCAAGAATGGAAAGCGGATTACCTAAGCCTTCATTAA